In Ornithodoros turicata isolate Travis unplaced genomic scaffold, ASM3712646v1 Chromosome13, whole genome shotgun sequence, the following proteins share a genomic window:
- the LOC135372132 gene encoding uncharacterized protein LOC135372132 codes for MHQGDPPPSSSSTGSLQPNSDGKQHHVGAIAVKLPAYWDRNPAIWFAQADAQFHPAGVTAQTTRFYHVISALSPAAAEEVQDLIISPPTQNAYDQLKSALLKRTSASDRDRLRQLLSAEELCDRRPTQLLRRMKQLLGDDAPQAGDKFLRQLFMQRLPNNVQMVLAAAANLPIDELATLADAVMEVASSPSLSVLEQPATQTRGRAVPPAIPPIPEACPSVSQPTPATEAILQQVNSLTQLVATLVARPRSPSPRRPRFRRGSPSPRRSRSRSANQDGLCWYHHRFGAEAHHCLLPCSWTGNPPAPH; via the coding sequence ATGCATCAAGGCGACCCACCTCCGTCGTCCTCTAGCACAGGTTCCCTACAGCCCAACTCTGACGGAAAACAGCACCATGTAGGAGCCATCGCCGTTAAACTTCCAGCCTACTGGGATCGCAATCCAGCTATCTGGTTCGCCCAGGCGGACGCCCAGTTCCATCCGGCCGGTGTGACTGCTCAGACCACTCGTTTCTATCATGTCATCTCCGCCCTGTCTCCCGCGGCCGCCGAGGAAGTACAAGATCTGATAATCTCTCCCCCAACGCAGAACGCGTATGACCAACTCAAGTCTGCCCTGCTGAAGCGTACGTCCGCCTCCGACCGTGACCGTCTGAGGCAGCTCTTATCGGCGGAAGAGCTCTGTGACAGGCGGCCTACCCAGCTCTTGCGCCGCATGAAGCAGCTCTTGGGAGATGACGCTCCGCAGGCCGGCGACAAATTCTTGCGTCAGCTGTTCATGCAGCGCTTACCCAATAACGTGCAGATGGTCTTGGCAGCAGCCGCGAATCTTCCCATCGACGAGCTCGCCACCCTCGCGGATGCTGTCATGGAGGTTGCCTCATCTCCTTCTCTTTCCGTTCTCGAGCAACCGGCTACCCAGACTAGAGGGCGAGCGGTTCCCCCAGCCATTCCGCCCATCCCAGAAGCTTGTCCTTCGGTTTCCCAACCCACTCCAGCCACCGAAGCTATACTCCAGCAGGTTAATAGCCTTACGCAATTGGTTGCGACGCTGGTTGCTCGCCCACGATCCCCGAGCCCCCGTCGCCCAAGGTTCCGCAGAGGTTCCCCGTCGCCACGGCGATCGCGATCTCGTTCTGCGAATCAGGATGGCCTCTGTTGGTACCACCATCGCTTCGGTGCCGAAGCCCACCACTGCTTGCTCCCCTGTTCTTGGACGGGAAACCCGCCGGCCCCCCACTAA